Within Paeniglutamicibacter psychrophenolicus, the genomic segment GTCGGGTGCCAAGGTGAAGGAAGCAAGGGACAGCCCATCGATCTGGTTCTTGGGGATTCCTGCTTCATCGCAAAGGGCCCTGAGGGCTTTACCGATCCACCACTGCACAGGCTGTTCGGAGTTCCGCGTGTAGGGCACGGTCACCGGAGTCGCGACAACCACGCCTTCGTAGTTTTTCCTTGCAACGCTCATTTGTTTGTTCCCGTCCCGAGTGTGTCCAGCGCGACGGGTGACTTGGCCGTCGAGTCCTCTGACCGAGCCGGGCGCATGTCACCCACCTTGCCTGACAAGGCGAGAGCCAGCAAGGTTATGCAGGCAAGGCCGATGGCATAAATTGCGACCGGGACGTAACTGTCGAATTTGATTAGCAATGCCGTCGCGATCAGAGGAGCCAAGCCACCCGCGAAGACTGCGGCAACTTCATGGGCGATGGACATTCCGGAATAGCGGATCTTGGCGTCGAAGAGTTCGTGGAAGAACGCTGGCTGTGTTCCGATCATTGCTGCATGGCAGACGCCATTGGCAATGAAATAGGCCAGGATGACCAGCGTATTTGAGTTGGATCCGATCATGGCAAAGAACGGGAATGCGATGACCACAAGCATCACTGCGCCGAACGCATAGACCTTGCGCCGGCCGATTTTGTCGGACAGGTGACCAAAGAACAGGGTCATGCCGAACGAGAAGAGCATCGAGAGCATGACACCGGCAAGCAAGATGCCCCTGTCGACGCCAACGTGCACACCGTAGACGATTGAGAACGAAAGGAAGAGGTATGAACCACCATTCTCGGCAACGCGCAGTCCCATTCCCACGAGGATTTCTTTGGGGTGGGTTTTGATGGCTTCGATGAACGGGAGCCGGTGGCTAGTTGCCTGGGCATCGCCTTTCTTGAAGTCCTGGTTATCAGGCAATCGGAATCGAATGTACATCCCAACACCGAAGATCAGCACGGAAAGCAGGAATGGGAGACGCCAACCCCAGCTAAGGAACTGTTCCTCTGGCAACAGCTGAACCAGGAAGAACGCACCCGCTGATAAGACGAAGCCGAGCGAGACGCCGGACTGGCTGAAGGCAGAGAGCAGCCCCCGGCGGCTGCTGCCCGTGTTCTCGCTAATCAGCAGGACACCTCCGCCCCATTCGCCGCCGGCAGCGATGCCTTGCACTACGCGGAGGACAAGGAGAAGGATCGGGGCAAAGATTCCGATTTGGGCGTAGGTCGGCAGCAATCCCATGATGAATGTCGCAGCACCCATGATTGAAAGAGTGAGGACCAATGAGGTCTTGCGGCTAATCTTGTCCCCAATGTGGCCGAAAATGATTCCGCCAATTGGCCGGGCCGCGAAGCCGACGGCAAATCCTGCGAAAGCGCCCATCGTGGCGACGAGTGGATCTGTGTCAGGGGGAAAGAAGAGCTTGCCTAGGACGAGCGAGGCGGCTGTTGCATAGAGAAAGAAGTCATACCATTCAAGGGCACTGCCGAACAATGAAGCCACAACGTACTGCTTGACGCTTTTCTGGCCGCTGACGGCCGAAACTTTTGAGAAAGTCATGAGAATTCTCCTCTAAGGGTGGTTGCTTAAAGTGGTAGGGGGCCAGGTCTAGCGGACCAGTACGTAGCCTGAGTGCTCGCGGTCCCACGTGTTAGGCGTAATACCTGTCTCGCGCAGTTTGAACTTTCGGATTTTGCCGTTCTCAGTTGTAGGCAATGTGTTCACGAAATCGATAAATCGTGGCACGGCGAAATATGCGATGAGGGGCTGGCAGTGATCCATGAGCTCCGATGGCGTCAAGGTCGCATTGTCGTGCAGTATGACCGAGGCCATCACTTCATCTTCTGCGAGTTCCGATTTCACCGGGTAGACAGCGACGTTTTTCACTGCCGGATGTGTGCCAATAGCCTGCTCGACTTCATACGACGAGATGTTCTCTCCGCGGCGTCGGATTACGTCCTTGATCCGGTCCATGAACCTGAAGTATCCGTCGACGTCTTGGATAACACGGTCGCCAGTATGGAGCCAGAGGTTCCTCCAACTTTCAACCGTCTTGTCGGGCATTCCGAAGTATCCGGTTGCGAATGCAAAACTGTCGCTGGCGCGAAGCAGCAACTCGCCAGGTGTGCCAATGGACACTTCAACGTCGAGTTCGTCGACAATTCTTGCTTCGAAGCCCGGGCGGAGCTTCCCCATCGTGCCGCGCTTTCGCTCGGACTGGGGGGAACCAATCACGAAGTTCGATTCTGTGGAGGCAAATCCGTCGAGTAGGACGGTCCCAAATCTTTCTTCGAACTCGCTGGCCGCTTCGGCCGGAACACCAGGTGCAAGAATGACCCGCAGGCCATGATCGTTGTCGTTCTCCGTTTTCGGTGTAGACAACAGAATTGGAACCATCGCACCTAAAAGATACGTCACCGTGGCACCCGAATTCTGGATGGAGCGCAGAAACCCCGAGGCAGAGAATTTCGTTTCAACGAAAATCGAAGATCCAGTTAGCAGTGCTTGGAAGAAGGTGCTCAAGGCATTCGTGTGGAACAACGGGAGCGTGGTGAGCAACTTATCGCCTTGAACAATCTCCAGGATGTTGGCGTTGTGGAATGCCCACCAGAAATATTGGGCGTGCGCACAGATTACGCCCTTGGAAACCCCGGTGGTCCCGGACGTGTACAAGATGGCCAGGGGGTCGCTTGGAGCTAGCAGCGGTCTTGGCGCAGCCGATGATGCAAGCTGCCACGCTGCGGATCGGGTTGAATTGATAAGCAGATCCGGCTGTTCTTCCTTTTCCCCGATGGAAAGGACCGCAGTCAACTGAATCCGAGACTGGTCAATAAGTTCAAGTCTCGAGAGAAACGTCGCCTCGGCCACGAGAAGTTCTGCCCCGCTGTTTTCGAGCATGTGCTGGAGTTGGGTACCTCTGATCGCGGTATTCAACGGCACTGTAATGGCTCCCAGCCAGGCGGCGCCCAAGAAAACCTCGAAGAATTCGGGGCGATTACCGCAAACTAATGCGACTCTATCGCCCTTTGATACACCGGCAAGATGCAATGTTTGCGCGCCGCGTGAGGCAATCGAGATGGCTTCCGAGTAGGTGACTCGTTTCCCATGAAATTCATAGAGCACGCGATCGCCAAATCGAAGAGCTTGCGCCTGCAACATCACCGGCAGCGTTCGATCTTCCACTGCAAATTCACGTGTGAGCGCGTCCCAGGGAAGCGGTGTTGAGATCGTATTGTGGGGCATCGGTGGTAACTCCGTTTCCAAATGAGGCTTGCGTCACAGCGAAGCTATAGCAACGGCTTGACGGTCGTCAATGAGGCGGGATCGATTCCGTGTCTTTGGCCGTCGGTGGGGGCTTGGGCCTGGGGCGGCGATGGGGAGGGTGCTCGCCCCTGAATTCGTCGCCCTAGGGTCGATATGGGCGTTGGCGGGAGAGCTTGTCATGGCCTAAATAGGCAATCTGATTTGGAATGATGCAAAAATATGCGAATCACGCGAGTGCGTTGGCGGGCGACGGCGGAGAGTGATTTTGGGCGCGAAGCTCCAGACTGTGGGGTTAGCATTTTCGTTACCGATAGGCCGAAAGTGTAATGGCTCTCCGTTGCCGCAGGCTTCATTTTCACTTGTCGAATTCCAGTGCGCTGATAGATTGAATCCCAAGCGAAGAGTGGTGACGATCGTCACTCATCTTCGATATATATTCCTTATCGGGCACGAAGCTGCCCTCACGCCTGAACACTGGAGATTCGATGAGTCCTGTACATGAAGTCCTGGCATCGCTGGCTACCGGCGCCGTTGAAGTCCTTGACCTGACGGCGCCACTATCCGCCGATACCCCGACGTTGGTGCTGCCCGAGCCGTTCGCCAACCTGATCGATTTCCGCATCGACGAGGTCTCTGCCTACAACGAGCCCGGCCCGTACTGGAAGCACCACAACATCCACACCGGTGAGCACATCGGCACGCACATCGATGCCCCAATCCACTGGATCTCCGGCCGCGAGGGCAAGGACGTCTCCC encodes:
- a CDS encoding ATP-dependent acyl-CoA ligase, translating into MPHNTISTPLPWDALTREFAVEDRTLPVMLQAQALRFGDRVLYEFHGKRVTYSEAISIASRGAQTLHLAGVSKGDRVALVCGNRPEFFEVFLGAAWLGAITVPLNTAIRGTQLQHMLENSGAELLVAEATFLSRLELIDQSRIQLTAVLSIGEKEEQPDLLINSTRSAAWQLASSAAPRPLLAPSDPLAILYTSGTTGVSKGVICAHAQYFWWAFHNANILEIVQGDKLLTTLPLFHTNALSTFFQALLTGSSIFVETKFSASGFLRSIQNSGATVTYLLGAMVPILLSTPKTENDNDHGLRVILAPGVPAEAASEFEERFGTVLLDGFASTESNFVIGSPQSERKRGTMGKLRPGFEARIVDELDVEVSIGTPGELLLRASDSFAFATGYFGMPDKTVESWRNLWLHTGDRVIQDVDGYFRFMDRIKDVIRRRGENISSYEVEQAIGTHPAVKNVAVYPVKSELAEDEVMASVILHDNATLTPSELMDHCQPLIAYFAVPRFIDFVNTLPTTENGKIRKFKLRETGITPNTWDREHSGYVLVR
- a CDS encoding MFS transporter gives rise to the protein MTFSKVSAVSGQKSVKQYVVASLFGSALEWYDFFLYATAASLVLGKLFFPPDTDPLVATMGAFAGFAVGFAARPIGGIIFGHIGDKISRKTSLVLTLSIMGAATFIMGLLPTYAQIGIFAPILLLVLRVVQGIAAGGEWGGGVLLISENTGSSRRGLLSAFSQSGVSLGFVLSAGAFFLVQLLPEEQFLSWGWRLPFLLSVLIFGVGMYIRFRLPDNQDFKKGDAQATSHRLPFIEAIKTHPKEILVGMGLRVAENGGSYLFLSFSIVYGVHVGVDRGILLAGVMLSMLFSFGMTLFFGHLSDKIGRRKVYAFGAVMLVVIAFPFFAMIGSNSNTLVILAYFIANGVCHAAMIGTQPAFFHELFDAKIRYSGMSIAHEVAAVFAGGLAPLIATALLIKFDSYVPVAIYAIGLACITLLALALSGKVGDMRPARSEDSTAKSPVALDTLGTGTNK